The proteins below are encoded in one region of Festucalex cinctus isolate MCC-2025b chromosome 2, RoL_Fcin_1.0, whole genome shotgun sequence:
- the vma22 gene encoding vacuolar ATPase assembly protein VMA22, giving the protein MDDSDHLLDENLFAFMDQLELLEEKRARLNSLIEQGWFFISKARYSMGNKQVSALQYASEIKPLVAVHVRELDHDNVEFCTDSPKHNNECCNTKAPVEDIGPKEEGVRRRAKPKETHSEKETVEKLSHKNSPEDLPASRSEKNPQQNPLQWFGILVPQSLKQAQLSFKQVIKLSAEIATLQVQILNTRQELKRLFQEKRRKKEDRTEC; this is encoded by the exons atggACGACTCTGATCATTTACTGGATGAAAACTTGTTTGCTTTCATGGACCAGTTGGAGTTACTGGAGGAAAAACGAGCTCGTCTGAACTCCCTCATCGAGCAG GGATGGTTTTTCATTTCCAAGGCACGATATTCCATGGGAAACAAACAGGTTTCAGCTCTTCAGTATGCAAGTGAGATAAAACCACTGGTTGCTGTTCATGTGAG AGAActtgatcatgacaatgttgagtTCTGCACTGATTCACCAAAGCATAATAATGAGTGTTGTAACACTAAAGCGCCTGTTGAAGACATTGGTCCAAAAGAGGAAG GTGTCAGAAGAAGGGCAAAACCTAAAGAAACTCACAGCGAAAAGGAGACAGTTGAAAAATTAAGTCATAAAAATTCACCAGAAGACCTTCCAGCCTCACGAAGTGAAAAAAATCCACAGCAAAATCCACTTCAGTGGTTTGGGATTTTGGTGCCACAATCCCTGAAACAAGCCCAGTTGTCATTCAAGCAAG TCATCAAACTGTCTGCTGAGATTGCAACACTTCAGGTGCAAATTTTAAACACCAGACAGGAGCTAAAGCGTCTTTTTCAGgagaagaggagaaaaaaagaggACCGAACAGAATgctga
- the ebp gene encoding 3-beta-hydroxysteroid-Delta(8),Delta(7)-isomerase: MEAASASAPRHPYWPRDLLIPTYVANDRSMAEILTFLFSVSAVFMLVTWMITRRLSTLRRLAVCWFAVCGFIHTVIEGWFTLYYDVIPGDQSFLSQLWKEYSKADSRYVIADNFTVCMETVTAWLWGPFSFLAVFAFLTNKPYRFVLQLILSLGHLYGAVLYFYIEHREGYTHSELGHPIYFWFYFVFLNFLWIIVPLVLIVDAWRQLSAAQTHSDGRKSQKAKKQ, encoded by the exons ATGGAAGCCGCCTCAGCATCTGCACCGCGTCATCCCTACTGGCCCAGGGATCTTCTGATCCCCACTTATGTGGCCAATGATCGATCCATGGCAGAGATTCTAACGTTTCTCTTCTCCGTGTCTGCGGTGTTTATGCTGGTGACCTGGATGATTACTCGTCGGCTGAGCACACTAAGGCGTCTGGCCGTTTGCTGGTTTGCCGTTTGTGGTTTCATCCACACTGTCATCGAGGGCTGGTTCACTCTCTACTATGATGTTATTCCAGGAGACCAAAGCTTCCTGTCACAGTTGT ggaaaGAGTACTCTAAAGCAGACAGTCGATATGTAAT AGCTGATAACTTTACAGTTTGTATGGAAACGGTGACTGCCTGGCTATGGGGACCATTCAGCTTTTTGGCTGTGTTTGCCTTCTTAACTAACAAGCCGTACAGATTTGTCCTGCAGCTCATACTTTCACTTG GCCACCTGTATGGCGCTgtgctgtatttttatatagagCACCGAGAGGGTTACACTCACAGTGAGCTGGGACACCCCATCTATTTTTGGTTCTACTTTGTGTTCTTGAATTTTCTGTGGATCATCGTGCCACTGGTGCTCATTGTGGACGCCTGGAGACAGCTGTCGGCTGCCCAGACGCATTCGGACGGGAGAAAATCTCAAAAGGCAAAGAAACAATAG
- the fkbpl gene encoding FK506-binding protein-like, whose translation MDPVDTLEPQGDTPADAPDGVKLTSWVSVCPRGLWTVQKTRMHSGSQLKVFNSGEVLPSAYKPRLGSLCRVRVCLMDQAEKSLSLKEAETKQGDPLDPLLETATLQRQLDSVLQIPLGDWTTLRLGEGHCDVTEACVEAMRPGEACQIQLTPANGADVCHSQPVQEVRATVELQTFTPGKESWQMSPAEKWEWVRSHKERGGQRFRSGDLWGASDSYSRALKMVITLQGCEADSKEHQIEEQSTAPCEDAPYAPTVRQVQSAKAELHSNLSLCQLKLKQPAQARESAVRATRLEPGGAKAWYRLGQACQMVNELEEARLAFRELLKLQPESAAATKALKDVTSREKETKAQLGQRLSKMFN comes from the exons ATGGATCCAGTTGACACTCTTGAACCACAGGGTGACACACCTGCTGATGCTCCCGATGGGGTTAAGCTCACATCTTGGGTGTCGGTCTGTCCGAGAGGCCTCTGGACGGTCCAGAAGACGCGGATGCACTCAGGAAGCCAACTGAAAGTCTTCAATTCAGGAGAAG TGCTGCCGTCTGCTTACAAGCCAAGGTTGGGTTCACTGTGTCGCGTCCGCGTCTGTTTGATGGATCAAGCTGAAAAATCGCTATCTCTGAAAGAAGCAGAAACCAAACAAGGAGATCCGCTTGATCCACTTCTGGAAACAGCCACTCTGCAGCGTCAGCTAGACTCTGTTCTGCAGATACCGCTGGGTGACTGGACCACGCTTAGACTTGGGGAGGGGCATTGTGACGTGACAGAAGCCTGCGTGGAGGCCATGAGACCCGGGGAGGCATGTCag ATTCAACTCACACCGGCCAATGGAGCCGATGTGTGTCATTCCCAGCCTGTGCAGGAAGTACGTGCCACTGTGGAACTCCAAACTTTCACGCCAGGAAAGGAATCGTGGCAGATGTCACCTGCCGAAAAATGGGAGTGGGTGAGGTCGCATAAGGAAAGAGGCGGCCAGAGATTCCGAAGCGGAGACTTGTGGGGAGCGTCGGACAGCTACAGTCGCGCCCTAAAAATGGTCATCACCCTGCAGGGCTGCGAGGCGGACAGTAAAGAACACCAAATAGAAGAACAAAGTACGGCACCCTGTGAAGATGCACCGTACGCTCCAACAGTTCGTCAAGTACAAAGCGCGAAAGCGGAACTTCACTCCAACTTGTCGTTGTGTCAGCTCAAACTCAAGCAGCCGGCGCAGGCGAGAGAAAGCGCTGTGAGGGCCACTCGGCTGGAACCGGGCGGGGCTAAAGCTTGGTACCGGCTCGGCCAAGCCTGCCAGATGGTGAATGAGCTAGAGGAGGCCCGGCTGGCCTTTCGAGAACTTCTGAAGCTGCAGCCGGAATCCGCGGCGGCCACCAAGGCGCTGAAAGACGTCACGAGTCGAGAGAAGGAGACGAAAGCACAACTGGGACAGAGACTTAGTAAAATGTTCAACTAG